One Streptomyces sp. CNQ-509 DNA window includes the following coding sequences:
- a CDS encoding rhodanese-like domain-containing protein: MTRIPATVATDQARTRLGELAVVDVRTPAEYASGHLPGAVNIPLDHLRTALDDIRHAAGRRDLLVVCASGARSESACKLLAEQGIEAATLAGGTGAWAAAGHDLHTPAACDTRAGWSMERQVRFTAGSLVLLGLLLGVLVHPALLLISAGIAGGLVFSALTNTCGMAVVLSKLPHNRPRTADLDAARAELRGH; encoded by the coding sequence ATGACCCGCATTCCCGCCACCGTCGCCACGGACCAGGCCCGCACCCGCCTCGGCGAACTCGCCGTCGTCGACGTGCGCACCCCCGCCGAGTACGCCTCCGGCCACCTGCCCGGCGCCGTGAACATCCCGCTCGACCACCTGCGCACCGCGCTGGACGACATACGCCACGCCGCCGGGCGCCGCGATCTCCTCGTCGTCTGCGCCTCCGGAGCCCGCTCCGAGAGCGCCTGCAAGCTCCTCGCCGAGCAGGGCATCGAGGCCGCCACCCTCGCCGGCGGCACCGGCGCCTGGGCCGCCGCCGGGCACGACCTGCACACCCCGGCGGCCTGCGACACCCGGGCCGGCTGGAGCATGGAGCGCCAGGTGCGCTTCACCGCGGGCAGCCTGGTGCTCCTCGGTCTCCTCCTCGGCGTCCTCGTCCACCCGGCGCTGCTGCTGATCTCGGCCGGCATCGCCGGCGGCCTGGTGTTCTCCGCGCTGACGAACACCTGCGGCATGGCGGTCGTCCTCTCCAAGCTCCCGCACAACCGCCCGCGCACCGCCGACCTCGACGCCGCCCGCGCCGAACTCCGCGGCCACTGA
- a CDS encoding helix-turn-helix domain-containing protein: MLRIHFRDADLARTRVAGAPDPLWEIAVSLHRLQTRKGRYAHAAWYRMARRMLHERGLERAVRDTLLPLYPRARYFPDFLTPGRAPGEAVTSFRDGAELLLAVPPGRVRGEVGRLARTVGAPAWARKLAETGERREFVRLLRAYYEAVVEPWSDHMQARLEAERAARVRELLHGGSEGMLAGLAPAMRWRAPVLEVRYPAGVDRDLRLDGRGLTLVPSYFAADAPVSLADPELPPVLWYPVHHRQAPVPPGPGHPPEQRLAALLGRARAAVLHATAHGATTGELARATGVSASAASRHAGTLRDAGLITTVRDGGSVLHTLTPAGAAVLRASGGAGAAAAPRAGDRTSDRTADRGTALGTARRPDAVRIRCGCGRSRSGQPG; this comes from the coding sequence ATGCTCCGCATCCACTTCCGCGACGCCGACCTGGCCAGGACGCGCGTCGCCGGCGCGCCCGACCCGCTCTGGGAGATCGCCGTCAGCCTGCACCGGCTGCAGACGCGCAAGGGCCGGTACGCGCACGCCGCGTGGTACCGCATGGCCCGCCGGATGCTGCACGAGCGGGGCCTGGAGCGCGCAGTGCGCGACACCCTGCTCCCGCTGTACCCGCGGGCGCGGTACTTCCCGGACTTCCTGACGCCCGGCCGGGCGCCGGGCGAGGCCGTCACGTCGTTCCGCGACGGTGCGGAGCTGCTGCTCGCGGTGCCTCCCGGCCGGGTGCGCGGCGAAGTCGGCCGCCTCGCCCGTACGGTCGGTGCCCCGGCGTGGGCGCGGAAGCTGGCGGAGACGGGGGAGCGCAGGGAGTTCGTACGGCTCCTGCGCGCGTACTACGAAGCCGTCGTGGAACCCTGGTCCGACCACATGCAGGCCCGGCTCGAAGCCGAGCGGGCCGCCCGCGTCCGCGAGCTGCTGCACGGCGGCTCGGAGGGGATGCTCGCCGGCCTCGCGCCGGCGATGCGCTGGCGCGCACCGGTGCTGGAGGTGCGCTACCCCGCCGGGGTGGACCGGGACCTCCGGCTGGACGGGCGGGGCCTGACGCTCGTGCCGTCGTACTTCGCAGCCGACGCCCCCGTGAGCCTCGCGGACCCCGAACTCCCGCCCGTCCTCTGGTACCCGGTCCACCACCGGCAGGCCCCCGTACCCCCCGGTCCCGGCCATCCCCCGGAGCAGCGGCTCGCCGCGCTCCTCGGCCGGGCCCGGGCGGCCGTCCTGCACGCCACCGCGCACGGCGCGACGACGGGTGAACTCGCCCGCGCCACCGGTGTCTCCGCCTCCGCGGCCAGCCGCCACGCGGGCACGCTGCGCGACGCGGGCCTGATCACCACGGTCCGCGACGGCGGCTCGGTGCTGCACACCCTCACCCCGGCGGGGGCGGCGGTGCTGCGCGCGTCGGGCGGGGCGGGCGCGGCGGCGGCCCCGCGGGCCGGGGACCGGACCTCCGACCGGACCGCGGACCGGGGTACGGCCCTGGGTACGGCCCGGCGGCCGGACGCGGTGCGGATCCGGTGCGGCTGCGGGCGGAGCCGGAGTGGTCAGCCGGGGTGA
- a CDS encoding BTAD domain-containing putative transcriptional regulator, translating to MEFHLLGPIEAAAADGRPVDLGPARQRSVLAALLLDGGRAVPTAQLVHRVWGHAAPQRATETLYSYLSRLRRTLAGSQATLHRSPDGYELAVGPAGSVDVHRFRLLLTRARAATTTTDAAAAGLFREALALWRGLPFPGVDTPWFNGVRDALAKELFAAELDSADVRLRLGDHAALLTGLAARSAAHPLDERLAAQYMTALYRCGRPADALDHYRRIRRLLAEELGIDPGRPLQQVHQAVLGGDPELSVPEPAGAAPVRRPESAPPAWLAQCQLPPDVRGFAGRTDLVARLAELLECRDAAPVVVSGSPGVGKSALAVHLGHRLRRAFPDGQWYVRLQGTRERPRDPADVLAALLRASGEDAAAIPESLEDRAGAFRGRAADRRVLLVLDDAADAEQVRPLLPGTAGVAVLVTSRSDLRGLTASHAAHPVPLDVLRPGEAGDLLAGILGERRVAAEPAAAARLAELCARLPLALRIAAANLAARPGRSLEAYADELAGDGRLAKLSIAGDREAAVRTAFDHSYAALEPAAARLFGLLGLHPGPDFTAASAAALLGCPPAAAEEPLDRLATAGLVQHTGADRFQFHDLLRLYAAERAAADPGHEAAWRRLCDWYLTSTDAATAVDFSGLAQLPRPRQPSGRFRAGPQALTWLDAERANLVAVVNRAATAGPYAIAWQLADQLRMFFFYRRHQPEWQATVTAALRAAEEHGDVLARGAMYHGLGLLRQSTGDSGAALAALHRALDDYRATGHQRGEAAILSNLAVHAGQHGEMRRALHWQEQGMEVLRSLDMPVQLANSLNTLGLIHVYLGQLGSGLACTTESIKVCLHHRQPPRAISPLINRSLVHHHLGRYEEALADATEALRLCREHRERHNKADAYEAVARAHLGRRRPDLAGPHAERALRTAREGGDPTEEADALITLARLHRMRGDLTRAADHLTAALALTRRCAFRHQEAEAHAALALLRLDTGDAATATDHAELALATARELDLPLTAHHALTALAAIAHATHTPGKAALHTAEAHRIEERTGYHPPPNPSPGTGGSAVLVRGGVITRD from the coding sequence ATGGAGTTTCACCTGCTCGGCCCGATCGAGGCCGCGGCAGCCGACGGCCGTCCGGTCGATCTCGGGCCCGCGCGGCAGCGGAGCGTCCTCGCCGCACTGTTGCTCGACGGGGGCCGCGCGGTGCCCACGGCGCAGCTCGTCCACCGGGTGTGGGGGCACGCGGCGCCGCAACGGGCCACGGAGACGCTGTACAGCTACCTGTCCCGCCTGCGCCGTACCCTGGCCGGCTCGCAGGCAACCCTCCACCGCAGCCCCGACGGCTACGAACTGGCCGTGGGGCCCGCCGGCTCGGTGGACGTCCACCGCTTCCGCCTGCTCCTCACCCGCGCCCGCGCCGCGACGACGACCACCGACGCCGCGGCCGCCGGGCTCTTCCGCGAGGCACTCGCGCTCTGGCGCGGCCTGCCGTTCCCCGGCGTCGACACCCCGTGGTTCAACGGCGTACGCGACGCCCTCGCCAAGGAGTTGTTCGCCGCGGAGCTGGACAGCGCCGACGTGCGGCTGCGCCTCGGCGACCACGCCGCGCTGCTGACCGGACTCGCCGCGCGCAGCGCCGCCCACCCGCTCGACGAGCGGCTGGCCGCCCAGTACATGACCGCCCTCTACCGCTGCGGCCGCCCGGCCGACGCGCTCGACCACTACCGGCGCATCCGCCGCCTGCTCGCCGAGGAGCTGGGCATCGACCCGGGCCGGCCGCTCCAGCAGGTGCACCAGGCCGTCCTGGGCGGCGACCCGGAGCTGAGCGTGCCGGAGCCCGCCGGGGCGGCCCCGGTGCGGCGGCCGGAGTCCGCCCCGCCCGCGTGGCTGGCGCAGTGCCAACTGCCTCCCGACGTACGCGGCTTCGCCGGCCGTACCGACCTCGTCGCCCGCCTCGCGGAGCTGCTGGAGTGCCGCGACGCCGCGCCCGTCGTCGTCTCCGGCTCGCCGGGGGTCGGCAAGTCGGCGCTGGCCGTCCACCTCGGGCACCGGCTGCGGCGGGCGTTTCCCGACGGCCAGTGGTACGTACGGCTCCAGGGCACCCGCGAACGCCCCCGTGACCCCGCCGACGTCCTCGCCGCCCTGCTGCGCGCCTCCGGCGAGGACGCCGCCGCCATCCCCGAGTCGCTGGAGGACCGCGCCGGGGCGTTCCGCGGCCGGGCCGCCGACCGCCGCGTGCTGCTGGTGCTCGACGACGCCGCGGACGCCGAGCAGGTACGTCCCCTGCTGCCCGGCACCGCGGGCGTCGCGGTGCTCGTCACCAGCCGCTCCGACCTGCGGGGCCTGACGGCCAGCCACGCGGCGCACCCCGTACCGCTGGACGTGCTGCGCCCCGGCGAGGCCGGCGACCTGCTCGCCGGCATCCTCGGCGAGCGGCGCGTCGCCGCCGAGCCCGCGGCGGCGGCGCGGCTGGCGGAGCTGTGCGCCCGGCTGCCGCTGGCGCTGCGGATCGCCGCGGCCAACCTGGCGGCGCGGCCGGGGCGTTCCCTGGAGGCGTACGCGGACGAGCTGGCCGGCGACGGGCGGCTGGCGAAGCTGTCCATCGCCGGCGACCGCGAGGCCGCGGTCCGTACCGCCTTCGACCACTCCTATGCGGCCCTGGAGCCGGCCGCCGCCCGGCTGTTCGGCCTGCTCGGGCTCCACCCGGGGCCGGACTTCACGGCGGCGTCGGCCGCCGCGCTGCTCGGCTGCCCGCCCGCGGCGGCCGAGGAGCCGCTGGACCGGCTGGCGACCGCGGGGCTGGTGCAGCACACGGGCGCCGACCGGTTCCAGTTCCACGACCTGCTGCGGCTCTACGCCGCCGAGCGGGCGGCGGCGGACCCGGGGCACGAGGCCGCGTGGCGGCGGCTGTGCGACTGGTACCTGACCTCCACGGACGCCGCCACGGCCGTCGACTTCTCGGGCCTGGCCCAGCTTCCCCGCCCCCGTCAGCCCTCCGGCCGGTTCCGCGCCGGACCGCAGGCGCTCACCTGGCTCGACGCGGAGCGGGCCAACCTCGTCGCCGTCGTCAACCGCGCCGCCACGGCAGGGCCGTACGCGATCGCCTGGCAACTGGCCGACCAGTTGCGGATGTTCTTCTTCTACCGCCGCCACCAGCCCGAGTGGCAGGCGACGGTCACGGCCGCGCTGCGCGCGGCGGAAGAGCACGGCGACGTGCTGGCGCGGGGGGCGATGTACCACGGCCTGGGGCTGCTGCGGCAGAGCACCGGCGACTCCGGCGCCGCGCTCGCAGCCCTCCACCGCGCGCTGGACGACTACCGTGCCACCGGCCATCAGCGCGGCGAGGCGGCGATCCTCAGCAACCTGGCCGTCCACGCGGGCCAGCACGGCGAGATGCGCCGGGCGCTGCACTGGCAGGAGCAGGGCATGGAGGTGCTGCGCTCCCTGGACATGCCGGTGCAACTGGCCAACTCGCTCAACACCCTGGGGCTGATCCACGTCTACCTCGGGCAGCTCGGAAGCGGACTCGCGTGCACCACCGAGTCGATCAAGGTCTGCCTGCACCACCGGCAGCCCCCGCGGGCCATCAGCCCGCTGATCAACCGCTCCCTCGTCCACCACCACCTGGGACGCTACGAGGAGGCCCTGGCGGACGCCACCGAAGCGCTGCGGCTCTGCCGGGAGCACCGCGAACGCCACAACAAGGCCGACGCCTACGAGGCCGTCGCCCGCGCCCACCTCGGCAGGCGCCGCCCCGACCTCGCCGGGCCCCACGCGGAACGGGCCCTCAGGACCGCCCGCGAGGGCGGCGACCCCACGGAGGAGGCGGACGCCCTGATCACCCTCGCACGCCTGCACCGCATGCGCGGCGACCTCACCCGTGCCGCGGACCACCTCACGGCGGCCCTGGCCCTCACCCGCCGCTGCGCCTTCCGCCACCAGGAGGCCGAGGCCCACGCCGCCCTGGCCCTCCTCCGTCTCGACACCGGCGACGCGGCCACGGCCACGGACCACGCCGAACTCGCCCTGGCGACGGCCCGCGAACTCGACCTCCCCCTCACGGCCCACCACGCCCTGACGGCCCTCGCGGCGATCGCTCACGCGACGCACACCCCCGGCAAGGCCGCCCTCCACACGGCAGAGGCCCACCGCATCGAGGAGAGAACGGGCTACCACCCGCCCCCGAACCCTTCACCCGGGACTGGCGGTTCAGCGGTCCTCGTACGGGGCGGGGTGATTACCCGTGATTAG
- a CDS encoding SAM-dependent methyltransferase: protein MTPDEGPAIPGIPTDRPTSARAYDWMLGGKDNYEVDRDMIRAGLPRFPEGVDITRQNRLFLYRAVRYLAHAGIRQFIDMGCGLPTNNNVHQVAQEFDTSTHVVYVDIDPIVLAHGRALLADDDSTVVITADMRDQEVVLGHPELQRLIDFNQPLAVLFLSVPHHLVDADDPRTILRTAIDRAAPGSYLALSQVVTDDEEHARVTSEYMNNNRVPWQTRTPQQVDAFTDGLEPVSPGMVNLAEWRPDPSQPPLPPVPPELKEYVGITKESNRLYEYGGLLRKP from the coding sequence GTGACGCCTGACGAAGGACCCGCGATACCCGGCATTCCGACCGACCGCCCCACCTCGGCCCGTGCCTACGACTGGATGCTGGGCGGCAAGGACAACTACGAGGTCGACCGCGACATGATCCGCGCCGGGCTGCCGCGGTTCCCCGAGGGCGTCGACATCACCCGGCAGAACCGGCTCTTCCTCTACCGAGCGGTGCGCTACCTCGCGCACGCCGGGATCCGGCAGTTCATCGACATGGGCTGCGGCCTGCCCACGAACAACAACGTGCACCAGGTGGCGCAGGAGTTCGACACGTCCACCCACGTCGTCTACGTCGACATCGACCCCATCGTCCTCGCCCACGGCCGCGCGCTGCTCGCCGACGACGACTCCACCGTGGTGATCACGGCCGACATGCGCGACCAGGAGGTCGTCCTCGGCCACCCGGAACTCCAGCGGCTCATCGACTTCAACCAGCCGCTCGCCGTCCTCTTCCTCTCCGTGCCCCACCACCTCGTCGACGCCGACGACCCGCGCACCATCCTGCGTACCGCCATCGACCGTGCCGCCCCGGGCAGTTACCTCGCGCTCTCCCAGGTCGTCACCGACGACGAGGAGCACGCCCGGGTCACGTCGGAGTACATGAACAACAACCGGGTCCCGTGGCAGACCCGCACCCCGCAGCAGGTCGACGCCTTCACCGACGGCCTGGAGCCGGTCTCCCCGGGCATGGTGAACCTGGCCGAGTGGCGCCCGGACCCGTCCCAGCCGCCGCTGCCGCCGGTCCCGCCGGAGCTGAAGGAGTACGTGGGGATCACGAAGGAGAGCAACCGGCTGTACGAGTACGGCGGTCTCCTCCGCAAGCCCTGA
- a CDS encoding sulfite exporter TauE/SafE family protein encodes MTALILALAAGALIGVALGALGGGGSALAVPALIYLLGFGPVAATSAALVIVALTSATALAAHAREGHMRWRTGLLFAAAGAGPAMLGGALAGHVPGAVLTAAFAVVAGAAAVCMLRCRRRAEATPAVRPGRAAAAGAGLGGVTGFVGVGGGFLAVPALIGVLGMRMKAAVGTSLLVITVNALAALATRAGTVADLDWAVVGPFTGGAVLAAAGGKRLAARVSGDTLRGVFAVVLLAVAAFMLIDAVA; translated from the coding sequence GTGACCGCCCTCATACTCGCCCTCGCCGCCGGCGCGCTCATCGGCGTCGCCCTCGGTGCGCTCGGCGGCGGCGGCAGCGCCCTGGCCGTGCCCGCGCTGATCTACCTGCTCGGCTTCGGCCCCGTGGCCGCGACCTCCGCCGCCCTGGTCATCGTCGCCCTCACCTCGGCCACGGCGCTCGCCGCCCACGCCCGCGAGGGCCACATGCGGTGGCGTACGGGCCTGCTGTTCGCGGCGGCGGGGGCCGGACCCGCGATGCTCGGCGGGGCGCTCGCGGGCCATGTGCCCGGCGCGGTGCTGACCGCGGCCTTCGCCGTGGTCGCGGGGGCCGCCGCGGTGTGCATGCTGCGCTGTCGGCGGCGCGCGGAGGCCACCCCCGCGGTACGCCCCGGGCGGGCCGCCGCGGCCGGGGCAGGGCTCGGCGGGGTCACGGGGTTCGTCGGCGTCGGCGGCGGCTTCCTGGCCGTACCGGCGCTCATCGGGGTGCTCGGCATGCGGATGAAGGCGGCGGTCGGCACCAGCCTGCTCGTCATCACCGTCAACGCACTCGCCGCGCTCGCCACCCGCGCGGGCACCGTCGCGGACCTCGACTGGGCGGTCGTCGGCCCCTTCACCGGCGGCGCGGTCCTCGCCGCGGCCGGCGGCAAGCGGCTCGCCGCCCGGGTCTCCGGGGACACCCTGCGGGGGGTCTTCGCCGTCGTGCTGCTCGCGGTGGCCGCGTTCATGCTCATCGACGCGGTGGCGTGA
- a CDS encoding metal-sensitive transcriptional regulator — protein MELELEGADLKAVLNRLRRAQGQISGVIRMIEEGRDCEDVVTQLAAASRALDRAGFAIIATGLQQCVTDMESGRKNGEDPEAMRARLEKLFLSLA, from the coding sequence GTGGAACTGGAGCTGGAGGGCGCGGACCTCAAGGCCGTGCTGAACCGTCTGCGCCGGGCCCAGGGCCAGATCTCCGGGGTGATCCGGATGATCGAGGAGGGGCGCGACTGCGAGGACGTCGTCACACAACTCGCCGCGGCCTCCCGGGCGCTGGACCGGGCCGGGTTCGCGATCATCGCGACCGGACTGCAGCAGTGCGTGACCGACATGGAGTCCGGCCGCAAGAACGGGGAGGACCCCGAGGCGATGCGCGCCCGCCTGGAGAAGCTCTTCCTGTCGTTGGCATGA
- a CDS encoding glycosyl hydrolase: MGPQPKHRRILLALTAAATVAAGAALPAGPAAAAEIPVGRGSYSDTRPPGTSGPVDNAGQPVTPKVTERVADRPVPTNDWWSSLAFQRAADNPYSLPMFGHPLSYRAVAGGLEVGYATEHVVVGGGVQYEFQHKADLTLGVAGLNAPDARADGWSDWTVSPYWSGGGRTLRATIGHGSPYVYAEATGGAAQITAAAAPQVFADDGNALGITVGGKHYALFAPTGSDWTVSGSTLSADLGGKDYYSVAVLPDPGAFETFSRYAFSFVTGSRVDWDYAQDQGRMNATYTLQTEAREGTETGTLQALYPHQWKHTSDQLTAYEYVSPRGTMKVREGASFTTSQDVTGVLPALPKSGGVDQGRLTAFVNEVADTAAVGRADTYWTGKALGRLAQVVPLADQVGAAQARDKILGVMKARLEEWFTAGGETEFSYDAVWKTLTGYPASYGSDTELNDHHFHYGYYVMAAAVVAQYDPAWAADAAWGGMVRELIADAANPARDGDRYPFLRGFDVYAGHSWAAGHAGFAAGNNQEASSESVNLSAGLIMFGAATGDTELRDLGVYLLTTESEAVRNYWFDADEDAFPADFQHNTLGMVWSAGGAHATWWTGNPEEIHGINVLPVTGASLHLARDKAAIDRNLAEMERENGGPAVEWRELLWEFQALSDPAAARAAYAAGGGGTYAPEAGESWAHVYHWIHTLAATGAPDPTVTADSPTAAVFAAGGTRTYAAHNYGATDQTVTFSDGKTLRVPARSSTTETG; this comes from the coding sequence GTGGGACCACAGCCGAAGCACAGACGCATCCTCCTGGCCCTCACCGCCGCCGCCACCGTCGCCGCCGGGGCCGCGCTGCCCGCCGGGCCGGCGGCCGCCGCCGAGATACCGGTGGGGCGGGGGAGTTACTCCGACACCCGGCCGCCCGGCACCTCGGGGCCCGTCGACAACGCCGGGCAGCCGGTGACGCCGAAGGTGACCGAGCGGGTCGCGGACCGGCCCGTGCCCACCAACGACTGGTGGTCGTCGCTCGCCTTCCAGCGGGCCGCCGACAACCCGTACTCCCTGCCCATGTTCGGCCACCCCCTCAGCTACCGCGCCGTGGCCGGCGGTCTTGAGGTCGGGTACGCCACCGAGCACGTCGTCGTCGGGGGCGGCGTGCAGTACGAGTTCCAGCACAAGGCCGACCTCACCCTCGGCGTCGCCGGCCTCAACGCGCCCGACGCCCGGGCGGACGGCTGGTCCGACTGGACCGTCAGCCCGTACTGGTCCGGCGGCGGCCGCACCCTGCGCGCCACCATCGGCCACGGCAGCCCGTACGTCTACGCCGAGGCCACCGGCGGCGCCGCGCAGATCACCGCCGCCGCGGCGCCCCAGGTCTTCGCCGACGACGGCAACGCCCTCGGCATCACCGTCGGCGGCAAGCACTACGCGCTCTTCGCCCCCACCGGCAGCGACTGGACCGTCTCCGGCAGCACCCTCAGCGCCGACCTCGGCGGCAAGGACTACTACTCCGTCGCCGTCCTGCCGGACCCCGGCGCCTTCGAGACGTTCAGCCGCTACGCCTTCAGCTTCGTCACCGGCTCCCGCGTCGACTGGGACTACGCGCAGGACCAGGGCCGCATGAACGCCACGTACACCCTTCAGACGGAAGCCCGCGAAGGCACCGAGACCGGCACCCTCCAGGCGCTCTACCCGCACCAGTGGAAGCACACCTCCGACCAGCTCACGGCGTACGAGTACGTCTCGCCGCGCGGCACGATGAAGGTCCGCGAGGGCGCCTCCTTCACCACCTCCCAGGACGTCACCGGCGTCCTGCCGGCGCTGCCGAAGTCGGGCGGGGTGGACCAGGGGCGGCTGACCGCCTTCGTCAACGAGGTCGCCGACACCGCCGCCGTCGGCCGCGCCGACACGTACTGGACCGGCAAGGCCCTCGGCCGCCTCGCGCAGGTCGTGCCGCTCGCCGACCAGGTGGGCGCGGCCCAGGCGCGGGACAAGATCCTCGGGGTGATGAAGGCGCGGCTGGAGGAGTGGTTCACGGCGGGCGGCGAGACGGAGTTCTCGTACGACGCGGTGTGGAAGACGCTCACCGGCTACCCGGCCTCGTACGGCAGCGACACCGAGCTGAACGACCATCACTTCCACTACGGCTACTACGTCATGGCCGCCGCCGTCGTCGCCCAGTACGACCCCGCCTGGGCCGCGGACGCCGCCTGGGGCGGCATGGTCCGCGAACTGATCGCCGACGCCGCCAACCCGGCCCGCGACGGCGACCGCTACCCGTTCCTGCGCGGCTTCGACGTCTACGCCGGCCACAGCTGGGCCGCGGGCCACGCGGGCTTCGCGGCGGGCAACAACCAGGAGGCGTCGTCGGAGTCGGTCAACCTCAGCGCCGGCCTGATCATGTTCGGCGCCGCGACGGGCGACACCGAACTGCGCGACCTCGGCGTGTACCTGCTGACGACGGAGTCGGAGGCCGTACGCAACTACTGGTTCGACGCCGACGAGGACGCCTTCCCGGCGGACTTCCAGCACAACACGCTGGGGATGGTGTGGAGCGCGGGCGGCGCGCACGCCACGTGGTGGACGGGCAACCCGGAGGAGATCCACGGCATCAACGTCCTCCCGGTCACCGGCGCCTCGCTGCACCTGGCCCGCGACAAGGCGGCGATCGACCGGAACCTCGCGGAGATGGAACGCGAGAACGGCGGCCCGGCGGTCGAATGGCGCGAACTCCTCTGGGAGTTCCAGGCCCTGAGCGACCCGGCCGCGGCGCGCGCGGCGTACGCGGCGGGCGGCGGCGGCACGTACGCGCCGGAAGCCGGCGAGTCGTGGGCGCACGTCTACCACTGGATCCACACCCTGGCGGCGACGGGCGCCCCGGACCCCACGGTGACGGCGGACAGCCCGACGGCGGCGGTCTTCGCGGCGGGCGGCACGAGGACGTACGCGGCACACAACTACGGCGCGACGGACCAGACGGTGACCTTCTCCGACGGCAAAACCCTGAGGGTCCCGGCCCGTTCCTCCACCACCGAAACCGGCTGA
- a CDS encoding rhodanese-like domain-containing protein, whose protein sequence is MFFVDTIEVPGLGNRSYLAGGEHTAVAVDPPRDIDRVIAAAARRGVRISHVAETHVHNDYVTGGLELARVTGAAYLVPAGARVAFRRVPVRDGDRAEIDGRLALRALATPGHTPHHTSYVLEEDGAAVAVFTGGSLLIGTVGRPDLVEPRLTEGLARAQHASARRLADELPEETAVLPTHGFGSFCSSTQASGSDTTIGREKAVNDALTRDVDTFVADLLAGLDDTPAYYVHMSPANTAGPAPVDLTPPAPAAAEEIAGRLAAGEWVVDLRHRVAFAEGHVSGSLNFEAAGQLATYLAWLTPWGKPVTLLAESAGQLADAQRELVRVGIDRPAAAATGTPADWVRDGQTPASFPRATFADLAGKASGAVVLDVRRDAERRAAGHVEGSVHIPIHTLPERLTEIPAGEVWVHCAGGMRAAIAASLLDAAGRDVVAVDDSFDSAAEAGLPVRTAR, encoded by the coding sequence GTGTTCTTCGTCGACACGATCGAGGTGCCGGGGCTCGGCAACCGCAGCTATCTCGCCGGCGGTGAACACACCGCCGTCGCCGTCGACCCGCCGCGCGACATCGACCGCGTGATCGCCGCCGCCGCGCGGCGCGGAGTGCGGATCTCGCACGTCGCCGAGACGCACGTGCACAACGACTACGTCACCGGGGGCCTGGAGCTGGCCCGGGTCACCGGGGCCGCGTACCTCGTGCCCGCCGGCGCCCGCGTCGCCTTCCGGCGCGTACCCGTGCGCGACGGGGACCGTGCGGAGATCGACGGCCGCCTCGCGCTGCGGGCCCTGGCCACCCCCGGGCACACCCCCCACCACACCTCGTACGTGCTGGAGGAGGACGGCGCCGCCGTCGCCGTGTTCACCGGGGGGTCGCTGCTCATCGGCACCGTCGGGCGGCCCGACCTGGTCGAGCCGCGGCTCACCGAGGGGCTGGCGCGGGCGCAGCACGCCTCCGCGCGCCGGCTCGCCGACGAGCTGCCCGAGGAGACCGCCGTGCTGCCCACCCACGGGTTCGGCAGCTTCTGCTCCTCCACGCAGGCGAGCGGCAGCGACACCACCATCGGACGCGAGAAGGCCGTCAACGACGCCCTCACCCGCGACGTCGACACCTTCGTCGCCGACCTGCTCGCCGGGCTCGACGACACCCCCGCGTACTACGTCCACATGAGCCCCGCCAACACCGCGGGCCCCGCCCCCGTCGACCTCACCCCGCCCGCCCCCGCCGCGGCCGAGGAGATCGCCGGGCGGCTCGCCGCGGGGGAGTGGGTCGTCGACCTGCGCCACCGCGTCGCCTTCGCCGAGGGGCACGTCTCCGGCTCGCTCAACTTCGAGGCCGCCGGGCAGCTTGCCACGTATCTCGCCTGGCTCACCCCCTGGGGCAAGCCCGTCACGCTGCTCGCCGAGTCCGCCGGGCAGCTCGCCGACGCCCAGCGCGAGCTGGTACGGGTCGGCATCGACCGCCCCGCCGCCGCGGCCACCGGCACGCCCGCCGACTGGGTACGCGACGGGCAGACACCGGCCTCCTTCCCCCGCGCCACCTTCGCCGATCTCGCGGGGAAGGCGTCCGGCGCCGTCGTCCTGGACGTACGCCGCGACGCGGAGCGCCGCGCCGCCGGACACGTCGAGGGCTCCGTCCACATCCCCATCCACACCCTGCCGGAACGGCTGACCGAGATCCCCGCCGGTGAGGTGTGGGTCCACTGCGCCGGCGGCATGCGCGCCGCCATCGCCGCCTCCCTGCTGGACGCCGCGGGCCGCGACGTCGTCGCCGTCGACGACTCCTTCGACTCCGCCGCCGAGGCGGGGCTTCCCGTACGGACCGCCCGGTGA